The Daucus carota subsp. sativus chromosome 7, DH1 v3.0, whole genome shotgun sequence genome window below encodes:
- the LOC108195772 gene encoding respiratory burst oxidase homolog protein C produces MEAEDGGSNNNVNVNSSDDRMEITLAARQNSVEVHSKATKDANVQHSKWTQLAKRSTFGSMKIRQVSEELQRLAALSKRPLEKYDRAKSGAVHASSGFNFVSKGSGGTNWMAVENNFKKLTENTNGLLPRARFWECIGEKVVSRDFAEGLFDAIAKRKNIMGNSINKVQLKEFWDQISDQNFDSRLQTFFDMVDKDADGRISKDEVREIITLTASANKLSTIKNRADEYATLIMEELDTENLGYIMIEKMEMLLLRAENMEAEAPSKPSQEIKPTHYQVILRTYKDFQYFVAENWKKVWVLAVWLGIMAGLFAYKYVQYKNKAAYQVMGVCVCLAKGAAETLKFNMALILLPVCRNTITWLRNKTRLGDAVPFDNNIKFHQIITVGIAIGVGIHGLAHLTCDFPRLLHADEEKYELMEPFFGKDQPPNYWWFVKGVEGITGIVMVVLMAIAFTLASPWLRSRKVEPKNLKTASPSKNPDANSPIYLKELKRGLEQILNKLTGFNAFWYSHHLFVIVYALLIVHGVKLYLTHDWYKKTTWMYLAVPIILYACERFIRTYRSSIKAVNIKKVVVYENLLALQVFKPEGFKYKSGQYMFVNCAAVSPFEWHPFSITSAPDDDYLSVHIRSVGDWTGEMKEVFSQVCQSSPSERSGVLTAEFIKGTNNTPNVKVSIDGPYGAPAQDYKSYDLLLLIGSGIGATPMISIVKDIVNNIKAREEEENAIEDGTGKASGTDSNYFSPSTKKSPGQSSASGFKTRKAYFYWVTPTQGSFEWFKGVINEVTDADKNGVIEMHNHCTSVYEKGNAQSALIAMLQSIYYDKHGVDVVTGTRVKSHFARPNWKKVYKDIADKHKDSRVGVFYCGPLPLGEVLKDLAAEYSNATSTKFDFHKENF; encoded by the exons ATGGAAGCAGAAGATGGTGGCAGTAATAATAATGTGAATGTGAATTCGAGTGATGATCGTATGGAAATCACGTTGGCTGCTCGTCAAAACTCGGTGGAAGTTCATAGTAAAGCTACCAAAGATGCTAATGTGCAACACAGCAAGTGGACTCAGCTGGCTAAAAGGTCAACTTTTGGTTCCATGAAGATTAGGCAGGTTTCTGAGGAGCTGCAGCGGTTGGCTGCATTGAGTAAAAGGCCACTAGAAAAATATGATCGCGCTAAATCAGGCGCAGTTCATGCTTCGTCGGGGTTTAATTTTGTAAGCAAGGGTAGTGGTGGCACCAATTGGATGGCCGTGGagaacaattttaaaaaactcaCTGAGAACACGAATGGCTTGCTTCCTCGGGCACGTTTTTGGGAATGCATAG GTGAGAAAGTGGTGTCTAGAGATTTTGCTGAGGGGCTTTTTGACGCGATTGCCAAGAGAAAGAACATAATGGGCAACTCGATCAACAAAGTACAGTTGAAAGAGTTTTGGGACCAGATATCTGATCAGAATTTCGATTCCAGGCTTCAAACTTTCTTTGACAT GGTTGACAAAGATGCAGATGGTAGAATCTCCAAGGATGAAGTGAGAGAG ATTATTACTCTTACTGCTTCTGCCAACAAGCTTTCGACTATTAAAAACCGAGCAGATGAATATGCAACACTTATTATGGAAGAGCTCGACACTGAGAATCTTGGATACATCATG ATTGAAAAAATGGAGATGCTTCTGTTGCGAGCTGAAAATATGGAAGCTGAAGCACCAAGCAAGCCGAGCCAGGAGATTAAGCCGACACATTACCAAGTAATTTTGAGAACATATAAAGACTTTCAGTACTTTGTAGCGGAAAATTGGAAAAAAGTTTGGGTTTTGGCAGTATGGCTTGGGATTATGGCTGGTTTATTTGCTTACAAGTATGTGCAATACAAAAACAAAGCTGCCTACCAAGTTATGGGAgtttgtgtttgtttagcaAAGGGTGCAGCTGAGACACTTAAGTTCAACATGGCACTGATATTGTTACCAGTCTGTCGAAACACTATCACCTGGCTTAGGAATAAAACCAGATTAGGAGATGCTGTTCCCTTCGACAACAACATTAAATTTCACCAA ATTATAACAGTGGGGATTGCAATAGGGGTTGGGATTCATGGATTGGCCCATTTGACTTGTGACTTTCCTCGTCTACTTCACGCGGATGAGGAGAAGTATGAACTAATGGAGCCTTTTTTTGGAAAAGATCAGCCTCCAAACTACTGGTGGTTTGTGAAGGGTGTAGAAGGAATAACTGGGATTGTTATGGTAGTGTTGATGGCAATAGCATTTACGCTAGCCAGCCCGTGGTTGAGGAGCCGCAAAGTAGAaccaaaaaatttgaaaactgCAAGTCCATCCAAAAATCCGGATGCAAATTCACCCATATATCTGAAAGAATTGAAAAGAGGTCTTGAGCAGATATTAAACAAGCTTACTGGATTCAATGCCTTCTGGTACTCACATCACCTCTTTGTCATTGTATATGCATTGCTCATTGTTCACGGTGTCAAACTTTACCTGACACATGACTGGTACAAGAAAACG ACTTGGATGTATTTGGCAGTTCCAATCATACTCTACGCCTGTGAGAGATTCATAAGAACCTATAGATCGAGCATCAAAGCTGttaatataaaaaag GTGGTGGTTTATGAGAATCTTTTAGCTCTTCAAGTGTTTAAGCCTGAGggatttaaatacaagagtggGCAATACATGTTTGTCAACTGTGCTGCTGTTTCACCATTTGAATG GCATCCTTTTTCTATCACCTCTGCCCCTGATGATGATTATCTCAGTGTTCATATTCGTAGTGTTGGTGATTGGACAGGAGAAATGAAGGAGGTCTTCTCACAG gtCTGTCAGTCATCACCTAGCGAGAGAAGTGGAGTTCTGACAGCCGAATTTATCAAAGGAACAAACAATACACCCAA TGTTAAAGTGTCGATTGATGGCCCATACGGAGCACCTGCACAAGACTATAAAAGCTATGATTTGTTGTTACTGATAGGGTCAGGTATAGGAGCAACACCCATGATCAGTATTGTAAAGGACATAGTGAACAACATTAAGGCAAGGGAGGAAGAAGAGAATGCTATTGAAGATGGGACAGGCAAAGCTAGTGGCACTGATAGTAATTATTTTAGCCCATCTACAAAAAAATCACCAGGGCAATCCAGTGCCAGTGGCTTCAAAACAAGAAAAGCATATTTCTATTGGGTGACACCTACCCAAGGATCCTTTGAATGGTTTAAAGGGGTGATTAATGAGGTTACTGATGCCGACAAGAATGGTGTCATAGAAATGCATAATCACTGCACTAGTGTGTACGAAAAAGGCAATGCTCAGTCCGCTCTAATCGCCATGCTTCAGTCCATTTACTATGATAAGCATGGAGTCGATGTTGTCACGGGTACTCGGGTCAAGTCTCACTTTGCCAGGCCTAATTGGAAAAAGGTCTACAAGGACATTGCTGACAAACACAAAGATAGCCGAGTTG GTGTGTTTTACTGTGGGCCTCTGCCACTAGGGGAAGTCTTGAAAGATCTAGCTGCCGAATATTCAAACGCAACTTCCACCAAGTTTGATTTTCACAAAGAGAATTTTTAA
- the LOC108195773 gene encoding germin-like protein subfamily 3 member 4, with protein sequence MFKLLMFCHIAFILCLCAKLCFAGDSDNLQDICPTGTSPKQTIFINGFPCKNPTNITASDFKSSLLNHKGDTDNFLQSSTNIVTASEYPGLNTLGLSVARIDLDIDGLVMPHSHPRASEIFFVSKGIVVAGFIDTNNQLFQGILREGDVFVIPRGLLHYYLNGGFEPATIIAVLNSQSPGVVSIADAMFTPNDLEAMERIKRSVISKSLLDLDHAENANLSQI encoded by the coding sequence ATGTTCAAATTGTTGATGTTCTGTCATATCGCCTTCATACTATGCCTCTGCGCAAAACTGTGCTTTGCAGGCGATAGTGATAACCTCCAAGATATATGTCCAACAGGTACTTCCCCTAAACAAACCATCTTCATAAATGGCTTTCCCTGCAAAAACCCGACAAACATCACAGCTTCTGATTTTAAAAGCTCATTGCTAAATCACAAAGGCGACACTGATAATTTTCTGCAGTCATCAACTAATATTGTCACTGCCTCAGAATATCCTGGCCTTAACACCTTAGGGTTATCTGTGGCTAGAATTGACTTGGATATTGATGGTCTTGTTATGCCACACTCTCATCCAAGGGCGTCAGAGATATTTTTTGTCAGCAAAGGTATTGTTGTTGCTGGATTTATTGATACAAACAATCAGCTGTTCCAGGGGATTCTTCGGGAAGGCGATGTGTTTGTGATCCCAAGGGGCTTGCTTCATTACTACTTAAATGGTGGTTTTGAGCCTGCTACTATTATTGCCGTGTTAAACAGTCAGAGTCCAGGAGTTGTGAGCATTGCTGATGCAATGTTTACACCTAATGATTTAGAAGCCATGGAAAGAATTAAAAGGAGTGTAATTTCAAAGTCTCTATTGGACTTGGATCATGCTGAAAATGCGAATCTGTCTCAAATTTAG